AGTATCCCGTGTGAAGCGAACCAGCGTCTATAACGGAAAAAATGCAGATACGGCGCCACGTGCGGAGCGAACCAGCACCTATAACGGCAAAAATGCGGATATAGCGCCCAACGGCTGATATAGCGCCCCATGCATGCGGGAAATCCTCCTGTACAAATGGCGGAAAAACCGTTTATCTGATTTTATGTCGGAAAAACTCCCGTATAAATTCGCCGTTTTTCAGCTATTAGCGGTTTTCGGAGAATTATGCGGGAGGTTTTCCAGCATAATTTCATTTTTGCGTAAAGTTGCCGAAAATAACGGGAGGTTTTCCCGCATACGGTCGAGGCGCACCAATTCACCTGGTTACCGATAGCGGATCGGACGCAAAAAATTCCGGAAACAAAAAAACAGCCTGCTAATGTCCCGCCAAACAGGCAATGCAGGCTGGATGTTTCGTTGCGCCGGTCTGGCGTCGCTGCGCTTTTGTTGCGCTGCCGCCCGGTTTGCGAGCTAATCAGGCGATGCCTTCTCCTCCGTCCGCTTTAATCGCTGCATATCCCCCCTTTTCGCTCAACTCCGAAGGTTCTTCCGACTAATTGAAGCGCAAATCTGCACGATACATTTCGGAATATGAACAAAAATTCGCAATGAAGGTCGAAACTGCACCTCATATTCGAAAAAAAGCATTTTACAAATATTTACGTGCATTTTTGCGCTTTAATCGAAAAAAACCGGTTTTCCAAAAAAATTAACGTGCATTTTCGCGCTTCATTCAAACCCGGTAATTGATAAAAATGCGCCGGATGGTTCTTTGTGGGCGAACCCGTTCGTTTGCGATATGCGCCTCCTTTTTATACTATAGTCGATTTATTTTTCATCCGATCATGGTAAAATATATGAATAGCATACGTCCACGACATCATAATTGGAGGAGATCTCTTGGATTCCGGCACACATTTGGTATTCGGACTGGGATTGGCCGGATTGGCGCATGTCGATCCAGTGGTTTCCGGCGATTCGCTTGTTGCTGCAGCCGTATTGATCGGCACCGTTATCGGATCGCAAGCACCCGACTTTGACACTTTATTCCGGTTAAAAGGCAATGCGGCTTACATCAAAAACCACCGCGGCATTACGCATTCTCTGCCATTTATCGCGCTTTGGACAGGAATGATTACATGTTGCCTGACATTGGCGTTTGGAAATTTGCCGTTTTGGCACTTGCTCGCATGGGTGTTTCTTGCCGTTGCGCTGCATGTGTTTACGGATCTGTTCAACACTTACGGCACACAAGCATTAAGGCCGTTCTCGCATAAATGGATTTCGTGGAACATCATTCATATTTTTGACCCGTTTATTTTCGGCGCACACGTATTGGCCATTCTTCTTTGGTCGTTAAAAATTTTGGCGCCAAGCGCGATTTTTTCCACCCTCTACTCCATTCTTGCGGTATACTACATTTGGCGCACCGTACAGCACCATCAAATTGCGGCGAAACTGCCCAAGCTGGATCCGGATTATCGCGAAGGCGAGCAATACATGCTGATCACGACAATCAATCTGTACGCGTGGAATGTGTTGAAAAAACGCGCGAACGGTGAATTTGTCATCGGTGAATGGCGGGCGGGGAAATTGCAGTGGATCGATCGCTTGGCTTGCGCCCGTCACCCTGCCGTGGAAGCCTCGCGAAAACATCCGGATATCGCGGCTTTTCTCTATTTCACTTCTTTTGCTTGCGCGGATGTCCGGGAGCACAAATGGGGATACGAGGTCCGCTGGGCGGATGTGCGCTACCACCATCGCAAGCAGTATCCGTTTGTCGGCGTGCTGTTGTTGGACTATCAATTGCGCCCGCTCGATTCGTACGTCGGATGGCTGAGCGATACCCGCCTGGAAAAAAAGTTGCGTTTTGATCTTTCCAGTTGAAGCCGAACCTTTAGGAGGTGTTTATATGAGTCGCGGATGGGCATTATTTTTTGCCATTATCGGAATCGCGCTGTTGGCGGGCGTCGGTATTGCGCTTAGTTTTAACGCTCCATGGATTTCCGCAGGCATGCTGCTGATCGCCATTTTGTTTATCGGATCGGGATTCGTCGTCAAAGCGAAAATGCGGCGAAACTGAACGGCTGCCGGCTAAAGCCGGCAGGTTCCTGCGAGCGGCTGAAAGCCGACCGTTAAGGCTAAAGCCTGCTGGTAAGCAATCTGTGGCCAAAGCCACCTGAGGATTGCCGACGGAAACTCGGCGGTTTTGCCGAGTAGCAATTTTTAACGGTCGTAGGAGAGCTTATTTCGCGCAAATTGCCCGCTTTATTATTTTAACGGTCGTGGGAGAGCCTATTCTTGCATTTTTCCCGATATTCGGGCATGAAAAGGACAAATAGCCTCTACTGCGTCCGTTACATTTTCAAAGCAGCCTTTTTACGACAAATAGCCTCTGCTGCGTCCGTTAGCGCTGTGCAGGGATGGTTGTGCAGAGATGCAGCTCTCCTGTTTTAGCGCTGTGCAGGGAGGGTTATGCAGGGAAGGTTGCGCGGGAGGGCGGACCCCCGTTTTGCGTTGCGCGGAAGGGGCCCCCTCCCCGTTAATTCAGCAGAAAGCCCATTTTCTCTTTTACATGGCGCAGCGTCTCGTTGGCAACGGCGGACGCCCGCTCGGCCCCTCTGCGCAAAATTTCATAGATTTCTCCGGATTGTCTGATTTCCCTGTATTTTTGTTGTATCGGTTCCAGTGTGCGGACGACATGCTCCGCCAAATCTTTTTTGAATTGCCCGTATCCTTTTCCGGCGTACAGCTTCTCGATTTCCGCCATGTCCATGCCGGCGCAATGCGAATAGATGCCCAGCAAATTGCTGATTTCCGGCTTGTTGACGGGATCGTACCTGATTTCGGCGGCGGAGTCTGTTTTGGCGCGGGCAATCTTGCGGCGGATTTCGTCCGGCGTATCCAGCAACGCGATATAACTTGCCGGATTCGG
This is a stretch of genomic DNA from Bacilli bacterium. It encodes these proteins:
- a CDS encoding metal-dependent hydrolase; protein product: MDSGTHLVFGLGLAGLAHVDPVVSGDSLVAAAVLIGTVIGSQAPDFDTLFRLKGNAAYIKNHRGITHSLPFIALWTGMITCCLTLAFGNLPFWHLLAWVFLAVALHVFTDLFNTYGTQALRPFSHKWISWNIIHIFDPFIFGAHVLAILLWSLKILAPSAIFSTLYSILAVYYIWRTVQHHQIAAKLPKLDPDYREGEQYMLITTINLYAWNVLKKRANGEFVIGEWRAGKLQWIDRLACARHPAVEASRKHPDIAAFLYFTSFACADVREHKWGYEVRWADVRYHHRKQYPFVGVLLLDYQLRPLDSYVGWLSDTRLEKKLRFDLSS
- a CDS encoding DUF5325 family protein — protein: MSRGWALFFAIIGIALLAGVGIALSFNAPWISAGMLLIAILFIGSGFVVKAKMRRN